In Methanocaldococcus sp. FS406-22, the genomic stretch GGGAGTTTTAGAATGGACTGATGAGGGGTTAATATATCACACATCACAAAAAGAAAATAAAACTTTCTTGTTCCTCCCAATATTTGAGAACTTAATAGAGCTTAATAAGTTTAAAGAAGAAACATTACGTGCTGGAATCCTGAAAGTTTCAGAGAGATATAAAAATTTACTTAAAAATCCAAATTCTGACGATATTGAAGAAACATTTGGAGAATACACAACCTTATTAGCATTTTATGAGAAATTCATTTTGAATGTAAAGGAGAGTGAAGTGTTATGCAATAATTGGGGAGTGCTACACATTCCATTGGGTAAAGTTAAAAATGTCAAATTTGAGACGATAAACGTTGATAAAGGAATTTTGGAGGTGATAAGTGAGCTAATAGAGGATGGCTATCTAATATATAACGATATGATAAAGAGAATATACTTCAAAAAGAAAACCAATAAGGGATTTGTTACTGATTGGGATATAACTGCTGAAATTAAAGAGAATTTAGCAAAATCTCTATTAATAGATGACTTTAGAACTTTCTCAAGGCAGTTGATGCCAAGAAAAGGGGGCTTTGTTATTTTGTCATCAGATGCCTATGAAATCTTAGATGAACTCATCTATCTATGGAGGTTGGTAAATATGGGAATTCCTAAGGAGAAATTAGACACAATAAAAAGTGTTGGGAATATTATTGCAAAAATATCCCTTGGAAATTCCTCTCTATTGTATAAACTTGATAAAGTTAGGACTATTGATGAGTTTTGGAGTGTTTTAAGGGAAATATCAAGAAAAATGGCTGGAATGGAAAAAGATGAGCTTAGAGAAATAAAACCAACTGCAATAGATGAACTTGTAGTTATGGTTAAAGAACATGAAAAAATCTGGAGGGAAATTAGAGATTTGTTGGTTATCTACTCATCCATGTATCTTGCTATCAAAAAATTAAAGAAGGGAGGGGATTAGATGAAGGGCATAGAAATCGTTTGGTTATCAAAAACTGATTTAACAAATTTAAACTCTGGTGAAGGGGAGAGTAACTTTATTGATGTTAAGAAATTTAAGAAAAATGGGGTTGAATATCCTTATGTTTCAGGACAGGCAATGAGATATTATATAAAAGAGGCAATTAGAAGGAATTTAGATGAAAATGAATTTATGTGCGTTCCAGATGATAAGGGGGAAACTTGCGGAGATATTAAAAACTGCATAGGATGCGACCTCTTTGGATTCATGAAGCCAGAGAAAGACGTTGGAGCAAGAACAAGAGTTTCACCAGTTAAAGTATCTCCAGCAATAGGGTTATTGCCATTTGATGAAAACTCAACAGTTGATTTTTTAACAAGAAGATACAGAGGGGGAGAAAAGTCTGAGGGGGATATAGTAAATGTTGAGATTGGAGTTAATGTCTACAAAGTTGGGGTAGCAATCGATGTTAAAAGAGTTGGAGGAGAGGAAAAGATTGAAGATGGAACTGTTAAAATTGATTATCTCATAAATGATGAAGAACGTAAAAATAGGATTTCAAAGGTTATCGAATCTTTAAGATACTTGTCAGATTACTCAAAGCAGGCAAGGTTATTAACTGATTTCACCCCAGACTTCATAATAATTGCATTCCAAGACATATATTCCCATAGATTGCAAAAGGCAATTGATTTGAGAGATAATACAATAAATGTTGATGTATTGGAGGTAATTCTCAAAGATGTTTTAGAATATTCACCAAAAATATTTGTTGGGCTTGTTCCAAACTTCTTTGAAAATGAGGAAGATGTTAAAAAACTATTTGAAGATTTAAATATAGAGGTTAAAGCTCCTCATGAGGCAATAAAAGATGCATTGAGCTATTTAAAGGAAATTAACTTATAAACTGGTGTTTCTATGTGGGGATTGAAGTTTAGATGTGAGGGAATGTACTTTGTAAGCTTTAGGAAGCCAGTTACAACCTCTTTATCTTTAACTTATAAACTTCCTCCATTCACAGCAATTAGGGGAATGATAGGCAATGCCTTAGGGATGCCAAGAGATTCATTTGAGATTCAAAATTGGTTTAAGATTGGGATGAGGGTTGAAGGCAAAATAGAGATTGGTAAAGAAATGGCTAAATTCTTAAAGATGATTTCAAGAAAATCATGTTATAAGTGTAAGGATTGTGGATTCGAGAAAATATCGGAGTCAAAGCCAAAAAAATGTCCAAACTGTGGAAAAGAGAATATTGTAAAAGTAGAAAAAATTATTTATGAGAGGGCATTTCCTTCATCACCAATGCATAGAGAGTTTTTAATAATGCCGAAGTATTGGATTTATCTTGTGGGGGAAGAGAGGAAGGTAAACAAAATCTATAATGCCTTAAAAAATCCAGAGAGGCCTTTATATCTTGGAACTTCTGATGATTTAGTAGATATTGAGGTATTTGAGCCAGTTAAAGTAAAAGAAGTTGAAGAAAATGAGATAAATAGCATCTTAGACGGA encodes the following:
- the cas7i gene encoding type I-B CRISPR-associated protein Cas7/Cst2/DevR — its product is MKGIEIVWLSKTDLTNLNSGEGESNFIDVKKFKKNGVEYPYVSGQAMRYYIKEAIRRNLDENEFMCVPDDKGETCGDIKNCIGCDLFGFMKPEKDVGARTRVSPVKVSPAIGLLPFDENSTVDFLTRRYRGGEKSEGDIVNVEIGVNVYKVGVAIDVKRVGGEEKIEDGTVKIDYLINDEERKNRISKVIESLRYLSDYSKQARLLTDFTPDFIIIAFQDIYSHRLQKAIDLRDNTINVDVLEVILKDVLEYSPKIFVGLVPNFFENEEDVKKLFEDLNIEVKAPHEAIKDALSYLKEINL
- the cas5 gene encoding CRISPR-associated protein Cas5, with the translated sequence MWGLKFRCEGMYFVSFRKPVTTSLSLTYKLPPFTAIRGMIGNALGMPRDSFEIQNWFKIGMRVEGKIEIGKEMAKFLKMISRKSCYKCKDCGFEKISESKPKKCPNCGKENIVKVEKIIYERAFPSSPMHREFLIMPKYWIYLVGEERKVNKIYNALKNPERPLYLGTSDDLVDIEVFEPVKVKEVEENEINSILDGIYENCILEKLPYKFIPVKDRKGKLKEVYSEYKLVSIPRKFPYLSENPIKVWDFGDEFIRVF